A single window of Streptomyces cathayae DNA harbors:
- the paaD gene encoding 1,2-phenylacetyl-CoA epoxidase subunit PaaD, whose product MVTTAPTTPLEAELLELAGSVPDPELPVLTLRELGVVRAVHARGTDSVEVELTPTYTGCPAVEAMSADIERVLRGHGVREVTVRRVLAPAWSTDDITEEGRRKLREFGIAPPRVRPPSGAVPVGLGPTRTRDPLAGAPPAGEASAAPEPVRCPRCDSADTELLSRFSSTACKALRRCLSCLEPFDHFKEL is encoded by the coding sequence ATGGTGACCACGGCGCCCACCACCCCGCTGGAGGCCGAACTCCTGGAACTGGCCGGTTCGGTGCCCGACCCCGAGCTGCCCGTGCTGACCCTGCGCGAGCTGGGCGTGGTGCGCGCGGTGCACGCGCGCGGAACGGACTCCGTCGAGGTCGAGCTGACCCCCACGTACACGGGGTGCCCGGCCGTCGAGGCGATGTCGGCGGACATAGAGCGGGTCCTGCGCGGACACGGCGTGCGTGAGGTCACCGTCCGCAGGGTGCTCGCGCCCGCCTGGTCGACCGACGACATCACCGAGGAGGGGCGGCGCAAGCTGCGGGAGTTCGGCATCGCCCCGCCTCGTGTACGGCCGCCGTCCGGAGCGGTCCCGGTGGGCCTCGGCCCGACCCGCACCCGCGACCCGCTGGCCGGCGCTCCACCGGCCGGCGAGGCGTCCGCCGCTCCGGAGCCGGTGCGGTGCCCGCGCTGCGATTCCGCCGACACCGAACTGCTCAGCCGTTTCTCGTCCACGGCGTGCAAGGCGCTGCGCCGGTGCCTTTCCTGCCTCGAACCGTTCGACCACTTCAAGGAGCTGTGA
- the paaC gene encoding 1,2-phenylacetyl-CoA epoxidase subunit PaaC, with protein MTTPPGAPAQTAAEDDTARTTAALALGDDALVLSHRLGEWAGNAPVLEEEVALANIALDLLGQARVLLSTAGDEDELAFLREERAFRNLQLVEQPNGDFAHTIVRQLYFSTYQHLLHAELAAGDGPFAPLAGKAVKEVAYHRDHAEQWTLRLGDGTDTSRARTQRAVDALWRYTGEMFQPVEGLDIYWPALEAAWLEQIARILRRATLTLPEGPRTGAWTAGAGRQGLHTEPFGRMLAEMQHLHRSHPGATW; from the coding sequence GTGACGACACCACCCGGCGCCCCCGCACAGACGGCCGCCGAGGACGACACCGCCCGCACGACGGCCGCGCTCGCCCTCGGCGACGACGCCCTGGTGCTCTCCCACCGCCTGGGCGAGTGGGCGGGCAACGCCCCGGTGCTGGAGGAGGAGGTGGCCCTCGCCAACATCGCGCTGGACCTGCTGGGCCAGGCCCGGGTGCTGCTGTCGACGGCCGGGGACGAGGACGAGCTGGCGTTCCTCCGCGAGGAGCGCGCCTTCCGCAACCTCCAGCTGGTGGAACAGCCGAACGGCGACTTCGCCCACACCATCGTCCGCCAGCTGTACTTCTCCACCTACCAGCATCTCCTGCACGCCGAACTCGCCGCGGGTGACGGCCCGTTCGCGCCGCTGGCCGGAAAGGCCGTCAAGGAGGTCGCCTACCACCGCGACCACGCCGAGCAGTGGACCCTGCGGCTCGGCGACGGCACGGACACCAGCCGGGCCCGGACCCAGCGTGCCGTGGACGCCCTGTGGCGGTACACCGGCGAGATGTTCCAGCCGGTCGAGGGCCTCGACATCTACTGGCCGGCCCTGGAGGCGGCCTGGCTGGAGCAGATCGCCCGGATACTGCGCCGGGCCACCCTCACCTTGCCCGAGGGACCGCGCACCGGGGCCTGGACGGCCGGTGCCGGCCGCCAGGGACTGCACACCGAGCCCTTCGGCCGGATGCTCGCCGAGATGCAGCACCTGCACCGCAGCCACCCGGGGGCGACATGGTGA
- the paaB gene encoding 1,2-phenylacetyl-CoA epoxidase subunit PaaB — MTDTDWPLWEVFVRSRRGLSHTHAGSLHAPDAEFALRNARDLYTRRGEGVSIWVVPSSAVTASSPDEKDPFFEPAADKPYRHPTFYEIPEGVRHL, encoded by the coding sequence ATGACCGACACCGACTGGCCCCTGTGGGAGGTCTTCGTGCGCTCCCGCCGGGGGCTCTCCCACACCCACGCCGGCAGCCTGCACGCCCCGGACGCGGAGTTCGCCCTGCGCAACGCCCGCGATCTGTACACCCGGCGCGGCGAGGGCGTCTCGATCTGGGTCGTGCCGTCGTCCGCGGTCACCGCCTCCTCGCCGGACGAGAAGGACCCGTTCTTCGAACCCGCCGCCGACAAGCCCTACCGGCACCCGACGTTCTACGAGATCCCCGAGGGAGTGCGGCACCTGTGA
- a CDS encoding DUF5819 family protein codes for MNAYDEGSHARQERAGPDGPEEPGGLAPPPEPATGVAALSLRHRIAAAVALGVVAVVVCVHLGMTFLHVAPANTVSKEHGTAIEDWIYPEFEQNWKLFAPNPLQQNISVQVRAEILTADGGVRTTGWYDLSAQDGRAIDGNLLPSHTQQNELRRAWDFFVATHDEDDRPVGMRGALAESYLRRIMVMRLARSDAAGPGGVVDRIQVRSRTVNVPPPRWSEEQVSTKPVHRTLPWWPVPEDEAREGIG; via the coding sequence ATGAACGCGTACGACGAGGGCTCGCACGCCCGGCAGGAGCGGGCCGGGCCGGACGGACCGGAGGAACCGGGCGGCCTCGCCCCGCCGCCCGAGCCGGCCACCGGCGTGGCCGCCCTCTCCCTGCGGCACCGGATCGCCGCCGCGGTGGCCCTCGGGGTCGTCGCGGTCGTGGTCTGCGTGCACCTCGGGATGACGTTCCTGCACGTCGCGCCCGCGAACACGGTCTCCAAGGAGCACGGCACGGCGATCGAGGACTGGATCTACCCGGAGTTCGAGCAGAACTGGAAGCTGTTCGCGCCCAATCCGCTGCAGCAGAACATCTCCGTCCAGGTCCGCGCCGAGATCCTGACGGCGGACGGGGGAGTGCGGACCACCGGCTGGTACGACCTGTCCGCCCAGGACGGCCGGGCCATCGACGGCAACCTCCTGCCCAGCCACACCCAGCAGAACGAGCTCCGCCGCGCCTGGGACTTCTTCGTCGCCACGCACGACGAGGACGATCGTCCGGTGGGCATGCGGGGCGCGCTGGCCGAGTCGTATCTGCGCCGGATCATGGTGATGCGGCTCGCACGGTCGGACGCGGCCGGGCCGGGCGGCGTCGTCGACCGGATCCAGGTCCGGTCCCGCACCGTCAACGTGCCGCCGCCCCGGTGGAGCGAGGAGCAGGTCTCGACGAAGCCGGTGCACC
- the paaA gene encoding 1,2-phenylacetyl-CoA epoxidase subunit PaaA produces the protein MATAAARGTVGGRTHDAPDGAGDRAGDPLLDGAGHERAFDATVAADERIEPRDWMPDAYRATLVRQIAQHAHSEIIGMQPEANWITRAPSLRRKAILMAKVQDEAGHGLYLYSAAETLGTSREELLDKLHSGRQKYSSIFNYPTLTWADVGAIGWLVDGAAITNQVPLCRCSYGPYARAMVRICKEESFHQRQGYELLLALSRGTPEQHAMAQDAVDRWWWPSLMMFGPPDDESQHSAQSMAWKIKRHSNDELRQRFVDICVPQAESLGLTLPDPDLRWNEERGHHDFGPIDWAEFRDVLKGNGPCNEERLTRRRRAHEEGAWVREAAAAHAAKHANGETGAPRT, from the coding sequence ATGGCGACAGCAGCCGCTCGCGGCACGGTCGGCGGCCGTACGCATGACGCACCGGACGGCGCCGGCGACCGTGCCGGTGACCCGCTCCTCGACGGCGCGGGACACGAGCGTGCCTTCGACGCGACCGTCGCCGCCGACGAGAGGATCGAACCACGCGACTGGATGCCCGACGCCTACCGGGCCACACTCGTCCGGCAGATCGCCCAGCACGCGCACTCCGAGATCATCGGCATGCAGCCGGAGGCCAACTGGATCACCCGCGCGCCGTCGCTGCGCCGCAAGGCGATCCTGATGGCCAAGGTGCAGGACGAGGCCGGACACGGCCTGTACCTCTACAGCGCCGCCGAGACCCTCGGCACCAGCCGCGAGGAGCTGCTGGACAAGCTGCACTCCGGCCGCCAGAAGTACTCCTCGATCTTCAACTACCCCACGCTGACCTGGGCCGACGTCGGTGCGATCGGCTGGCTGGTGGACGGCGCCGCGATCACCAACCAGGTGCCCCTGTGCCGCTGCTCGTACGGTCCGTACGCGCGCGCCATGGTGCGCATCTGCAAGGAGGAGTCCTTCCACCAGCGCCAGGGCTACGAGCTGCTGCTGGCCCTGAGCCGCGGCACCCCCGAGCAGCACGCGATGGCCCAGGACGCGGTGGACCGCTGGTGGTGGCCGTCCCTGATGATGTTCGGCCCGCCCGACGACGAGTCGCAGCACTCCGCGCAGTCGATGGCCTGGAAGATCAAGCGGCACTCCAACGACGAGCTGCGCCAGCGCTTCGTCGACATCTGCGTCCCCCAGGCCGAGTCGCTCGGCCTCACCCTCCCCGACCCGGACCTGCGGTGGAACGAGGAGCGGGGGCACCACGACTTCGGCCCGATCGACTGGGCCGAGTTCCGGGACGTCCTCAAGGGCAACGGCCCGTGCAACGAGGAGCGGCTGACCCGGCGCAGGCGCGCCCACGAGGAGGGTGCCTGGGTCAGGGAGGCGGCAGCGGCCCACGCGGCCAAGCACGCGAACGGCGAGACAGGAGCACCCCGTACATGA